Proteins from a genomic interval of Bombyx mori chromosome 8, ASM3026992v2:
- the LOC101741832 gene encoding uncharacterized protein LOC101741832: MLANSAMEMQREETPLALQRLWNLTRARLAGTSTAIDVEPAFVENFPPAQEFEVAPKALVSATSDYESDGEEAFPELEVPEPIEASKNFWIVSDRKKEVLLDAGALGDVPAVYKVPQPALHQMPVIGVYIDPRVRTGFRYKVRPMQALDAPPLSVKPRYLFGGKALTLQSIGRGFARRLTFEPHNSTLNENTNYFWTDSRPEGFVFEIEAVSVGDKFTIYDANHEPQGILEVVEQQKNQVEFDQKIYEDGSIEKKVKINTLCKVEWYENDGAIKLMPVTGVAILKKGRGDAAVVRVVNVAIGIKQLRKGYELKPGIQSSSRRVTVNGADIKDIPCQYCVVGLEKYELPVIGTYVDPRIIPGFHYRVRPAGSRRHLFEGRSLLLQSIGMGYGKRITFKPDSLNTPENYFWSDSHPEGVGMEPRAIHPGMKFSITGNGGLLGEASVFRADLPQVEEKTEYVDVPGTRGKAVEKHIHVDVTCHVKLATTGGGSVDSEVHLMKVSGVALVRKDPGQAAARLMKVFNVGLDSQLNLLFAHSQTELTFHPEP; this comes from the exons ATGCTCGCTAACTCAGCCATGGAAATGCAACGTGAAGAGACTCCTTTGGCCCTCCAACGCCTTTGGAACCTTACCCGTGCCCGACTCGCGGGGACATCCACTGCCATCGATGTGGAACCAGCGTTCGTTGAAAACTTTCCTCCAGCGCAG GAATTCGAAGTTGCTCCTAAAGCGCTTGTGTCAGCAACGAGTGACTATGAAAGCGACGGAGAAGAGGCCTTCCCTGAACTGGAGGTCCct GAGCCAATTGAGGCTAGCAAAAACTTCTGGATCGTTAGTGATCGGAAAAAAGAAGTATTACTGGACGCAGGTGCTCTGGGAGATGTGCCCGCCGTTTACAAAGTGCCTCAGCCAGCGCTCCATCAGATGCCGGTTATTGGGGTGTACATCGACCCCCGTGTCCGAACCGGCTTCAGATACAAAGTTAGACCAATGCAG GCTTTGGATGCGCCCCCACTGTCAGTGAAGCCAAGATACTTGTTCGGAGGTAAAGCCTTGACTCTGCAGTCGATAGGACGTGGATTTGCTCGCAGACTTACATTTGAACCCCACAACTCGACGCTCAATGAAAACACCAATTACTTCTGGACCGACTCAAGACCAGAAGGATTCGTATTTGAGATTGAGGCGGTTTCGGTTGGTGATAAATTCACGATTTACGATGCCAATCATGAGCCGCAAGGCATTTTGGAAGTAGTGGAGCAACAG AAAAATCAAGTCGAGTTTGACCAGAAGATCTACGAAGACGGTTCGATTGAAAAGaaagttaaaattaatacaCTATGTAAAGTCGAGTGGTATGAAAACGATGGCGCCATTAAATTGATGCCCGTCACTGGTGTTGCCATTCTGAAGAAGGGTCGTGGTGATGCAGCTGTCGTCCGTGTTGTGAATGTAGCTATTGGGATCAAACAACTCCGAAAGGGTTACGAACTAAAGCCCGGCATCCAGTCGTCTTCAAGACGAGTTACCGTAAATGGCGCTGATATTAAAGACATTCCTTGTCAGTATTGCGTTGTAGGGCTCGAAAAATACGAACTTCCAGTTATCG gCACATATGTCGATCCTCGTATCATTCCTGGCTTCCACTATCGCGTAAGGCCAGCAGGTAGCCGAAGACATCTTTTCGAAGGACGTAGCTTACTGTTGCAGTCCATTGGGATGGGATACGGCAAGCGCATCACTTTTAAGCCTGACTCGCTTAACACGCCTGAAAACTATTTCTGGTCCGACTCGCATCCTGAAGGTGTAGGCATGGAGCCACGCGCCATTCATCCAGGAATGAAATTCAGTATTACAGGAAATGGG GGTCTTTTGGGTGAAGCCAGTGTTTTCCGAGCTGACCTACCTCAAGTCGAGGAAAAGACAGAATATGTAGACGTTCCAGGGACCCGTGGGAAGGCGGTAGAAAAACACATTCACGTGGACGTTACTTGCCACGTGAAATTGGCTACAACTGGCGGCGGATCTGTGGACTCCGAAGTTCATCTGATGAAAGTATCTGGCGTAGCACTTGTGCGCAAGGACCCAGGTCAGGCCGCTGCCAGGCTAATGAAAGTTTTCAACGTGGGATTGGACTCGCAATTGAACTTGTTGTTCGCCCACTCTCAGACTGAGCTCACTTTCCACCCGGAACCTTAA